The following are encoded in a window of Pyrenophora tritici-repentis strain M4 chromosome 6, whole genome shotgun sequence genomic DNA:
- a CDS encoding L-alanine-DL-glutamate epimerase and related enzyme enolase superfamily, translated as MPSSTPSGSVRPFPTIKHVRTFITQGPGSGGDYHNVAGGHWLIDSKISTPMSQYEEYRKSRTSWGINVLGSFCVELEASDGTKGFATGFGGPPACWLVAEHFERFLIGQDPRDTNHMFEQMYRASMFYGRKGLPVAVISVIDLAIWDLLGHIRNEPVYKMLGGSTRERLNFYCTGPEPAAAKEMGFFGAKVPLPYGPGEGVEGLKKNVEFLTKHRESVGPDFPLMVDCYMSLNVPYTIEVVKATEHLNLNWWEECLSPDDSDGFEQIKRAHPRMKFTTGEHEYSRYGFRKLIEGRNLDILQPDVMWVGGMTELLKISAMAAAYDIPVVPHASGPYSYHFVVSQANCPFQEYLANSPDGKSVLPVFGNLFTNEPIPSKGYLDVKTLDLPGFGLELNPNAGLIDATRILNPAPQKALKPAEPEKQTETNGQS; from the exons ATGCCTTCTTCTACGCCTTCTGGCAGCGTGCGCCCGTTTCCTACCATCAAACATGTCCGCACATTCATTACACAAGGCCCCGGAAGCGGCGGAGACTACCACAATGTTGCGGGCGGACATTGGCTGATTGACAGCAAAATCTCTACCCCCATGAGCCAGTATGAGGAGTATCGCAAGTCGAGAACGAGCTGGGGAATCAACGTCCTGGGCTCTTTCTGTGTGGAGCTTGAGGCCAGTGATGGCACTAAAGGCTTTGCTACTGGCTTTGGAGGGCCACCGGCATGCTGGCTGGTAGCTGAGCACTTTGAGCGTTTCTTGATCGGCCAAG ATCCCAGAGATACAAACCACATGTTTGAGCAAATGTACCGTGCTTCCATGTTTTACGGTCGCAAGGGTCTCCCCGTCGCCGTCATCTCCGTAATCGATCTTGCCATATGGGATCTCCTCGGCCACATTCGCAACGAACCCGTATACAAGATGTTAGGTGGATCAACTCGGGAGAGGCTCAACTTCTACTGCACTGGTCCTGAGCCAGCAGCAGCAAAGGAGATGGGTTTCTTCGGCGCAAAGGTACCACTACCTTATGGACCTGGCGAGGGTGTGGAGGGTCTTAAGAAGAACGTAGAGTTCCTGACTAAGCACCGTGAAAGCGTTGGGCCAGACTTTCCTCTCATGGTTGACTGTTACATGAGTCTGAACGTACCATATACCATCGAAGTAGTCAAAGCGACTGAGCATCTCAACCTGAACTGGTGGGAAGAATGCTTATCCCCTGACGATTCGGACGGCTTCGAGCAGATCAAGCGCGCTCATCCACGCATGAAGTTCACCACAGGCGAACACGAATACTCGCGATATGGTTTCAGAAAACTCATCGAGGGCCGCAACCTAGACATCCTGCAGCCCGACGTCATGTGGGTCGGGGGTATGACTGAACTCCTCAAGATTTCGGCTATGGCTGCTGCATATGATATCCCTGTGGTCCCTCATGCAAGCGGCCCATACTCTTACCACTTTGTGGTGTCTCAGGCCAATTGCCCATTCCAAGAGTATTTGGCGAACTCGCCGGATGGCAAGTCCGTCTTGCCTGTCTTTGGCAACCT CTTCACCAATGAGCCCATCCCCAGCAAGGGCTATCTCGATGTCAAGACTCTCGATCTCCCTGGTTTTGGTCTCGAACTGAACCCTAATGCGGGATTGATCGACGCCACTCGTATCCTGAACCCTGCGCCACAAAAGGCGTTGAAGCCTGCCGAACCCGAGAAGCAGACAGAAACAAATGGACAATCGTGA
- a CDS encoding UDP-glucose pyrophosphorylase, with the protein MEAIKDTVNNALEKLNIGGGTQGAAPAKEPSEEQLNELKSKYQKAGQEQVFAFYDKLSASEKATLYEQLSNFNPDYINEITERALHPAQSEATETKLEPLPENATSSVLDSSQGDLDQWYNSGLELIAENKVAVVLMAGGQGTRLGSSAPKGCFDIGLPSKKSLFQLQGERIRKAEMLAAKKHNKDSVTIPWYVMTSGPTRGPTADFFAKHDYFGLKKENVVIFEQGVLPCISNEGKILLESKSKVAVAPDGNGGLYQALIQSGVVADMGKRGIQHIHAYCVDNCLVKVADPVFIGFSASKNVDIATKVVRKRNAKESVGLILQKNGKPDVVEYSEISTEDAEAKDSKDSELLKFRAANIVNHYYSYKFLESIPEWAKKLPHHVARKKIPFVNTETGETVKPEKPNGIKLEQFVFDCFPFLTLEKFACMEVKREDEFSPLKNARGTGEDDPDTSKQDIMTQGKKWVQAAGATVVSEDPKDGIEVSPLISYGGEGLDFLKTRSLKAPAVIESED; encoded by the exons ATGGAGGCCATCAAAGACACAGTAAACAACGCGCTTGAGAAGCTCAACATTGGCGGGGGCACCCAGGGAGCAGCCCCAGCGAAGGAGCCATCAGAGGAACAGCTCAACGAGCTCAAGTCAAAGTACCAGAAGGCTGGCCAGGAGCAAGTATTT GCCTTCTACGACAAACTCTCTGCCTCGGAGAAGGCGACTCTCTACGAGCAATTGAGCAACTTCAACCCCGACTACATCAACGAAATCACCGAGCGTGCACTCCACCCCGCCCAGTCCGAAGCCACTGAGACCAAGCTCGAACCTCTTCCAGAAAATGCCACATCCTCGGTCCTTGACTCTTCGCAGGGAGATCTCGACCAATGGTACAACAGCGGTCTGGAGCTGATTGCTGAGAACAAGGTTGCCGTCGTGCTCATGGCCGGTGGTCAGGGCACTCGTCTTGGTAGCTCCGCACCAAAGGGCTGCTTTGACATTGGCCTGCCCAGCAAGAAGAGCCTGTTCCAGCTCCAGGGTGAGCGCATCAGGAAGGCCGAGATGTTGGCCGCGAAGAAGCACAACAAAGACAGCGTAACCATCCCATGGTATGTCATGACTAGCGGACCTACTCGAGGGCCCACTGCAGACTTCTTTGCAAAGCACGACTACTTTGGTCTGAAGAAGGAGAATGTCGTCATCTTCGAGCAGGGTGTTCTACCGTGTATTTCAAACGAGGGAAAGATTCTACTAGAGAGCAAGTCAAAG GTTGCGGTTGCACCTGATGGCAACGGTGGTCTCTACCAAGCCCTCATCCAATCTGGCGTCGTAGCAGACATGGGAAAGCGTGGTATCCAACACATTCACGCATACTGTGTCGACAACTGTCTCGTCAAGGTTGCAGACCCCGTCTTTATCGGCTTCTCTGCATCCAAGAACGTCGACATCGCTACCAAGGTCGTCCGTAAGCGTAACGCTAAGGAGTCAGTCGGTCTCATTCTCCAGAAGAACGGCAAGCCAGATGTTGTTGAATACTCTGAGATCTCAACCGAAGACGCAGAGGCCAAGGACTCCAAGGACTCTGAACTGCTCAAGTTCCGCGCTGCCAACATTGTCAACCACTACTACTCATACAAGTTCCTCGAAAGCATCCCGGAGTGGGCAAAGAAGCTTCCGCACCACGTTGCGCGAAAGAAGATTCCTTTCGTCAACACCGAGACTGGCGAGACGGTCAAGCCAGAGAAGCCAAACGGCATCAAGTTGGAGCAGTTTGTCTTTGATTGCTTCCCCTTCCTTACTCTGGAGAAGTTTGCTTGCATGGAAGTAAAGCGTGAAGACGAATTCTCTCCACTGAAGAACGCCCGAGGAACCGGCGAGGACGACCCCGATACTAGCAAGCAAGACATCATGACCCAGGGCAAGAAGTGGGTTCAAGCTGCTGGTGCCACTGTTGTGAGCGAGGATCCCAAGGATGGTATCGAGGTTTCACCGTTGATCTCCTAC GGCGGCGAAGGCCTCGATTTCCTCAAGACCAGGTCCCTCAAGGCCCCGGCAGTTATTGAGTCTGAAGATTAG